The following are encoded in a window of Nibricoccus aquaticus genomic DNA:
- a CDS encoding ABC transporter ATP-binding protein: protein MIPPTISAGQPRVVRPAGPLVIEIEGVTKLYQMGEETIHALRGVSLKIHRNEYLAIMGPSGSGKSTLMNMLGCLDTPTAGRYEFSRKDVAVMEDDELAAIRNQEIGFVFQTFNLLPRSTALHNVELPLIYAGIPREERLDRARQALENVGLGQRMDHKPNELSGGQRQRVAIARALVNKPSIILADEPTGNLDSRTGEEIMALFEQLYAQGNTLIVVTHEEDIARHSRRIVRLRDGLIESDAAVV, encoded by the coding sequence ATGATTCCTCCCACTATTTCCGCCGGACAACCGCGTGTGGTGCGTCCCGCCGGGCCGCTCGTGATCGAGATCGAGGGCGTCACCAAGCTTTATCAAATGGGTGAGGAGACGATCCACGCGCTGCGGGGCGTGTCGTTGAAGATCCATCGCAACGAATATCTCGCGATCATGGGGCCATCGGGCAGCGGGAAGTCCACGCTGATGAACATGCTCGGATGTCTGGATACACCGACGGCTGGGCGTTACGAATTCAGCCGGAAGGATGTCGCGGTGATGGAGGACGACGAGCTGGCGGCGATCCGCAATCAGGAGATCGGTTTTGTTTTCCAGACGTTTAATCTGCTGCCGCGTTCGACGGCGCTGCACAATGTGGAGCTGCCCTTGATCTACGCGGGCATTCCTCGTGAGGAGCGACTGGATCGGGCGAGGCAGGCGCTGGAGAATGTGGGCCTGGGGCAGCGCATGGATCACAAGCCGAACGAACTATCGGGCGGTCAAAGGCAACGTGTGGCCATTGCGCGGGCTCTGGTAAACAAGCCATCGATCATCCTGGCGGATGAGCCGACGGGAAATCTGGATTCGCGCACGGGCGAGGAGATCATGGCGCTGTTCGAGCAGCTTTACGCGCAAGGCAACACGCTGATCGTGGTCACGCACGAGGAGGACATCGCGCGGCATTCGCGGCGGATCGTGCGGTTGCGTGACGGGCTCATCGAGAGCGACGCGGCCGTCGTTTAA
- a CDS encoding efflux RND transporter periplasmic adaptor subunit, which yields MSTPAPSAPTLTQRPPAKRKKSRKKLYIVIAIVLVVIVGFAMRNAAKNRDKAVRVTTEKAITKTITQVVSATGKIQPEVEVKMQPEVTGEITELPFREGATVKKGDLVISIKPDNYRYIVDQREADLTSARASAVDSRVRFEKAQADFKRSEALFKGNLISESLFAADKATYEGAQANYDSAQANIRRSEGLLKQAKDTLEKTTLYAPIDGTVTTRASEVGERVAATGSYGGTIVMSIADLSNMEVRVNINENDIVNVKAGDKARVSIDAFPGRKFDAEVKEIGSAAKVTGQNTQEEVTNFQVKIRILEKDVPLRPGMSANADIETQTVENVIAVPVQSVVVRARGSNKTNEQLAKDREEKASETKGESGATAVNDKQKKQSEKTDRGAMQRVVFVKNGDTVKMVSVETGIADTTHFEIKSGLAAGDEVVSGSYAVLTRTLADGMKVEMEKPKAATPAAGDAGAGK from the coding sequence ATGTCCACGCCCGCTCCGTCTGCTCCGACTCTCACTCAGCGTCCGCCTGCCAAGCGAAAAAAGTCCCGCAAGAAGCTCTACATCGTCATCGCCATCGTGCTGGTGGTGATCGTGGGGTTTGCGATGCGCAACGCGGCGAAGAACCGCGACAAGGCGGTGCGTGTGACGACAGAGAAAGCGATCACGAAGACGATCACGCAGGTCGTTTCGGCGACGGGGAAAATCCAGCCGGAGGTGGAGGTGAAGATGCAGCCGGAAGTCACCGGCGAGATCACGGAGCTGCCGTTTCGCGAAGGGGCGACGGTGAAAAAGGGCGATCTGGTGATCAGCATCAAACCGGACAACTACCGCTACATCGTCGATCAGCGTGAGGCGGATCTGACCTCGGCGCGGGCGAGCGCGGTGGATAGCCGGGTGCGTTTCGAAAAGGCGCAGGCGGACTTCAAGCGGAGTGAGGCGCTGTTTAAGGGGAATTTGATTTCGGAGTCGTTGTTCGCGGCGGATAAGGCGACCTATGAAGGCGCGCAGGCGAACTACGACAGCGCGCAGGCGAACATACGGCGTTCGGAGGGATTGCTCAAGCAGGCGAAGGACACGCTGGAGAAGACCACTCTCTACGCGCCGATCGACGGCACGGTGACGACGAGAGCGTCGGAGGTGGGCGAGCGCGTGGCGGCAACCGGTTCGTACGGCGGCACGATCGTGATGAGCATCGCGGATCTCTCGAACATGGAGGTGCGGGTGAACATCAATGAGAACGACATCGTGAATGTGAAGGCGGGGGACAAGGCGCGCGTGAGCATTGATGCGTTTCCTGGACGGAAGTTTGACGCCGAGGTGAAAGAGATCGGCTCGGCGGCGAAAGTGACCGGGCAGAACACGCAGGAGGAAGTGACGAATTTTCAGGTGAAGATCCGCATCCTGGAGAAGGATGTGCCGCTGCGTCCGGGCATGAGCGCGAATGCGGACATCGAAACGCAGACGGTCGAGAATGTTATCGCGGTGCCGGTGCAGTCGGTCGTGGTGCGGGCGCGCGGCAGCAACAAGACGAACGAGCAGCTGGCGAAGGATCGCGAAGAAAAAGCATCCGAGACGAAAGGCGAAAGCGGTGCGACGGCCGTGAACGACAAGCAGAAGAAGCAGAGCGAGAAGACTGATCGCGGCGCGATGCAGCGCGTGGTATTCGTGAAGAACGGCGATACGGTGAAGATGGTGTCGGTCGAGACAGGCATCGCGGACACGACGCATTTTGAAATCAAGTCCGGTCTGGCGGCGGGTGACGAAGTGGTGAGCGGCAGTTACGCGGTGCTCACGCGGACACTGGCCGATGGAATGAAGGTGGAGATGGAGAAACCCAAGGCAGCAACTCCGGCCGCAGGTGATGCGGGCGCGGGGAAATAA
- a CDS encoding NAD(P)/FAD-dependent oxidoreductase, which produces MPAPILILGQGLAGSLLAWEFERAGIDFEIVDQGHALASSRIGAGIINPITGQRLVKSWRVDALLPGALETYRAMERMLGVSLVREMRVKRFFNDERERRIFAEKSASGELAPYAGVTEMDGFWIKGAAQVHTAALIAAMRARLVAAGRLREDRVAPLEVRSRYDLVILCAGVFAGEDEPAEAFGFANLRPAKGETLTVSATNAGELAEDVILNAGHWLLPLGNGLARVGATFEPGVVDLMGSAAARSVLEKSAARFLASGFTVVAHEVGLRMTSADKHPVVGRSAGDPGLGIFNGLGSKGALLAPGLARQWVNHLTEAVPFDAAVDVRRFAKRGG; this is translated from the coding sequence ATGCCTGCGCCGATTTTGATTTTGGGACAGGGGCTGGCGGGTTCTTTGCTCGCGTGGGAATTTGAGCGGGCGGGGATCGATTTTGAGATCGTGGATCAAGGGCACGCATTGGCGTCGTCGCGGATCGGGGCGGGGATCATCAATCCGATCACGGGGCAGCGGCTGGTGAAGAGCTGGCGGGTGGATGCGTTGCTGCCAGGGGCGTTGGAAACGTATCGCGCGATGGAGCGGATGCTGGGAGTAAGCCTCGTGCGCGAGATGCGGGTGAAGCGGTTTTTCAACGATGAGCGGGAGCGGCGGATTTTTGCGGAGAAGAGCGCTAGCGGTGAACTCGCACCGTACGCGGGCGTGACGGAAATGGATGGGTTCTGGATTAAAGGCGCGGCGCAGGTACACACGGCGGCGTTGATCGCGGCGATGCGCGCGCGGCTGGTCGCGGCGGGGCGGTTGCGGGAGGACCGGGTGGCCCCGTTGGAGGTTCGGAGCAGGTACGACCTGGTCATTTTGTGCGCGGGCGTTTTCGCAGGTGAAGATGAACCCGCAGAGGCGTTTGGTTTCGCGAATCTGCGACCGGCGAAGGGGGAAACTTTGACGGTGTCGGCAACGAATGCGGGAGAACTGGCGGAGGACGTCATCCTGAATGCCGGGCATTGGTTGCTGCCGCTGGGGAATGGGTTGGCGCGGGTGGGCGCGACGTTTGAACCCGGGGTGGTTGATTTGATGGGAAGTGCAGCGGCGCGGTCAGTCCTTGAGAAAAGCGCGGCCAGATTTCTAGCCAGTGGTTTTACGGTGGTGGCTCACGAAGTGGGCTTGCGGATGACGTCGGCGGACAAGCATCCGGTGGTGGGGCGGAGTGCGGGCGATCCGGGGCTGGGGATTTTTAACGGGTTGGGGTCGAAAGGGGCGTTGCTGGCGCCGGGGCTGGCGCGGCAGTGGGTGAATCATCTGACGGAGGCGGTACCATTCGATGCGGCGGTGGATGTGAGGCGGTTCGCGAAGAGGGGCGGGTAG
- a CDS encoding PLDc N-terminal domain-containing protein → MKRGSWGRRCGRRRPERWRLGRVRSERECNAMNFWRWIPLVLVLPTFGFIAYWLWRGAKESGLGRLPKTRDEVKQMGDAVGSDFAAASKRLRRFNLWLFLAFFGAVIVNSCISSKG, encoded by the coding sequence ATGAAGCGGGGATCGTGGGGGCGGCGTTGTGGGCGGCGGAGGCCGGAGCGGTGGAGACTGGGTCGCGTGCGAAGTGAGCGAGAGTGCAACGCTATGAATTTTTGGCGATGGATACCTCTGGTGCTCGTGCTTCCGACATTTGGGTTCATCGCCTATTGGCTATGGCGCGGTGCGAAAGAAAGCGGCTTGGGTCGGTTGCCGAAGACGCGCGATGAGGTGAAGCAAATGGGCGATGCTGTCGGCAGTGATTTTGCAGCGGCCAGCAAACGGCTTCGTCGGTTCAATCTCTGGCTCTTTCTGGCGTTTTTTGGAGCAGTTATCGTTAACAGCTGCATCTCTTCAAAAGGCTGA
- the ppgK gene encoding polyphosphate--glucose phosphotransferase encodes MKVLGIDIGGSAVKGAPVDTATGKLLGERHRIATPEKVTPKELAKIVAEIAAHFRWTGPIGLGFPGVIHGTTPTTSANLHKDFIGCDLAKLVAKATGEKVSVVNDADAAGIAEMRFGAGRKEKGTVILLTLGTGVGSALFYRGVLYPNSELGHLPLKGDSAEKHVAASVKEKEDLSWHKWGKRLSHYLKIVETILEPDLIILGGGVSADSGKFFKYLKTRAPVLPAQSKNEAGIVGAALWAAEAGAVETGSRAK; translated from the coding sequence ATGAAAGTTCTCGGCATCGATATCGGCGGATCGGCGGTCAAGGGCGCGCCGGTGGACACAGCGACGGGCAAGCTACTCGGCGAGCGGCATCGGATCGCGACGCCGGAGAAGGTTACGCCCAAAGAGCTGGCGAAGATCGTGGCGGAGATCGCGGCGCATTTTCGTTGGACCGGGCCGATCGGGCTGGGATTTCCCGGTGTGATTCACGGGACGACGCCGACGACGTCGGCGAATCTGCATAAGGATTTTATCGGGTGCGATCTGGCGAAGCTGGTGGCGAAGGCGACGGGCGAAAAGGTCAGCGTGGTGAACGACGCGGATGCGGCGGGGATCGCGGAGATGCGGTTTGGCGCGGGGCGGAAAGAGAAGGGGACGGTGATTTTGCTGACGCTGGGGACGGGCGTGGGCTCGGCGTTGTTTTATCGGGGAGTGTTGTATCCGAATTCCGAGCTCGGGCATCTGCCGCTCAAGGGTGATTCGGCGGAGAAGCATGTGGCGGCGTCGGTGAAGGAGAAGGAGGACCTCTCGTGGCACAAATGGGGGAAGCGGCTGAGTCATTATCTGAAGATTGTGGAAACGATTCTGGAGCCGGACTTGATCATCCTCGGCGGCGGGGTGAGCGCGGATAGCGGGAAGTTTTTCAAGTATCTGAAGACGCGCGCACCGGTCCTGCCTGCACAGTCGAAGAATGAAGCGGGGATCGTGGGGGCGGCGTTGTGGGCGGCGGAGGCCGGAGCGGTGGAGACTGGGTCGCGTGCGAAGTGA
- a CDS encoding FKBP-type peptidyl-prolyl cis-trans isomerase, with translation MSRHVVSFHYTLRDPSGQVLDMSGGSEPVSYLEGSGQIIDGLDEQLRGVAAGTKTRVVVPAEKAYGVPDAAMIHKLPRSQIPFEGELKVGDRFQTEPDPGAPVVTIAAVDGDEVTLDANHPLAGVDLTFDVEIVAVRAATEEELAHGHAHGGDGHSHGQGEGECGCGGGGQCSSDK, from the coding sequence ATGAGCCGTCACGTCGTTTCCTTTCACTATACGCTGCGCGATCCTTCCGGTCAGGTGCTGGACATGTCGGGAGGGAGCGAGCCGGTTTCTTATCTCGAAGGTTCGGGGCAGATTATCGACGGGCTCGATGAGCAACTGCGCGGTGTGGCGGCGGGGACGAAGACGCGCGTGGTGGTGCCGGCGGAGAAGGCGTACGGGGTGCCGGATGCGGCGATGATTCATAAGCTGCCGCGCAGCCAGATCCCGTTTGAGGGGGAGTTGAAGGTGGGCGATCGTTTTCAGACGGAACCCGATCCGGGAGCGCCGGTGGTGACGATCGCGGCCGTTGATGGCGATGAAGTGACGCTCGATGCGAATCATCCGCTGGCGGGCGTGGATCTTACGTTTGATGTGGAGATCGTGGCGGTGCGCGCGGCGACGGAGGAAGAGCTGGCGCATGGTCATGCGCATGGCGGCGACGGCCACAGTCATGGACAGGGCGAAGGTGAGTGCGGTTGTGGCGGTGGCGGGCAGTGCTCGTCGGATAAGTGA
- a CDS encoding ABC transporter permease: MSFILKMAWRDSRAARRRLALFSLSIVLGIAALVAIGSFTDNLRRAIDTQAKALLGADLAVDSRTAIADEARAFLDGLGGEQAHEVTFASMVVFPDSGGQTRLISLRAVEGAYPFYGEFLTAPENAPEELRSGGAVAVLEETLLAQYGAKVGDSVKLGQKRFRIAGALKKIPGDSPAVAMLSPRVYIPRAQLDGTGLLGPGALVRYKTYFKFAPEFDTEQLVRDLRGRFRELRLGFDTVEERKRDLGRALRNVDAFLSMVGFVALFLGAIGVGGAVHVYIRQKIATVAVLRCLGASGRQTFAVYLVQGLALGLFGALLGVAGGIAVQLVLPVFVKGMLPVDVEFFISWPAVLRGLIAGLAVCGLFTLLPLLAVRQVSPLVALRAAFVEQAGWRDPWRVAVYALIGAAVTGFAIVQTHSVTRGLGFAAALLVSIGVLALLAKGIAWGARRFLPKGLPYVWRQGVANLHRPNNRTVLLLVSLGLGTFLLLALVLTRETVVAQVRGTAGGERPNLLFFDIQDDQIGPLNETLAKENVPVRAQAPIVTMRLRALKGRAVEEILKDQGSDIPGWRLRREYRSTFRGELSDTEKVTAGSFDGHAAADAAVIPISIAEELAREMHLSLGDEIEWDVQGVPMLTKVTSVRLVDWQRMSPNFFVVFPEGPLEAAPKFFVAAARAATPEESARVQRAVVTQFPNVSAIDLALLLQTLEGIFSKVELVVQFIALFTVATGIIVLAGAVMTGRFQRIRETVLLRTLGASQSQISKIQLIEYSVLGALAALTGGGLAFGASALLAIFVFEAPVVLPAGYLAVTVAGVTVVTLITGWIANRGIATHPPLAVLREEA; the protein is encoded by the coding sequence ATGAGTTTCATTTTGAAGATGGCCTGGCGGGATTCGCGGGCGGCGCGGCGGCGGCTGGCGTTATTTTCGCTTTCGATCGTGCTCGGGATCGCGGCGCTCGTGGCGATCGGGTCGTTTACGGATAATCTGCGGCGGGCGATCGACACGCAGGCGAAGGCGCTGCTGGGTGCAGATCTCGCGGTGGACTCGCGGACGGCGATTGCGGATGAGGCGCGGGCGTTTCTCGATGGGCTGGGCGGTGAGCAGGCGCACGAAGTGACGTTTGCCTCGATGGTGGTTTTCCCGGACAGCGGCGGGCAGACGCGGTTGATTTCGCTGCGGGCGGTCGAGGGTGCGTATCCGTTTTATGGGGAGTTTTTGACCGCTCCGGAAAATGCACCCGAGGAATTGCGCTCGGGCGGAGCCGTCGCGGTTTTGGAGGAAACGCTGCTCGCGCAGTATGGCGCGAAGGTCGGCGACTCGGTGAAGCTGGGGCAGAAGAGGTTTCGCATCGCGGGGGCGCTCAAAAAAATCCCGGGCGATTCACCGGCGGTGGCGATGTTGTCGCCGCGCGTGTACATCCCGCGCGCGCAACTCGACGGCACGGGGTTGCTGGGGCCGGGGGCGCTGGTGCGGTACAAGACGTATTTCAAATTCGCGCCGGAGTTCGACACGGAGCAGCTGGTGCGCGATTTGCGCGGGCGGTTTCGTGAATTGCGACTGGGCTTCGACACGGTCGAGGAGCGGAAGCGGGATCTCGGGAGAGCGCTGCGGAATGTGGACGCGTTTCTGAGCATGGTGGGGTTTGTGGCGTTGTTTCTCGGCGCGATCGGTGTGGGTGGGGCGGTGCATGTTTATATCCGGCAGAAAATCGCGACGGTGGCGGTGCTGCGGTGTCTCGGTGCGAGCGGACGGCAGACCTTTGCGGTTTATCTGGTGCAGGGGCTGGCGCTGGGGCTTTTCGGGGCGTTGCTTGGCGTGGCTGGGGGCATCGCGGTGCAGCTGGTGCTGCCGGTATTCGTGAAGGGGATGCTGCCAGTGGATGTGGAGTTTTTCATTTCGTGGCCGGCGGTGTTGCGCGGGTTGATCGCGGGGCTGGCGGTGTGCGGGTTGTTCACACTGCTGCCGTTGCTGGCGGTGCGGCAGGTGTCGCCGCTGGTGGCGTTGCGCGCGGCGTTTGTGGAGCAGGCGGGCTGGCGCGATCCGTGGCGCGTGGCGGTTTATGCGTTGATCGGCGCGGCGGTGACGGGGTTTGCAATCGTTCAGACGCATAGCGTGACGCGCGGACTGGGTTTCGCGGCGGCGCTGCTGGTGAGCATCGGCGTGCTGGCGTTGCTGGCGAAAGGGATCGCGTGGGGCGCGCGGCGGTTTTTGCCGAAAGGGCTGCCGTACGTGTGGCGGCAGGGTGTGGCGAATTTGCACCGGCCGAATAATCGGACGGTGTTGTTATTGGTGTCGCTCGGGCTCGGGACTTTCCTGTTGCTGGCGCTCGTGCTGACGCGGGAGACGGTGGTGGCGCAGGTGCGCGGGACAGCGGGTGGGGAGCGGCCGAATCTGTTGTTCTTCGATATTCAGGACGACCAGATCGGGCCGTTGAACGAAACGCTCGCGAAGGAAAATGTGCCCGTGCGGGCGCAGGCGCCGATCGTGACGATGCGGTTGCGTGCGCTCAAGGGGCGGGCAGTGGAGGAGATTTTGAAAGACCAAGGAAGCGACATTCCAGGCTGGCGGTTGCGGCGGGAGTATCGTTCGACGTTCCGTGGCGAGCTTTCGGATACGGAGAAGGTGACTGCGGGTTCGTTTGACGGGCATGCGGCGGCGGATGCGGCGGTGATCCCGATCTCGATCGCGGAGGAACTCGCTCGGGAGATGCATCTGTCGCTGGGTGACGAAATCGAGTGGGATGTGCAGGGCGTGCCGATGCTGACGAAGGTGACGAGCGTGCGGCTGGTGGACTGGCAGCGGATGTCGCCGAACTTCTTCGTGGTGTTTCCCGAAGGTCCCTTGGAGGCGGCACCGAAGTTTTTCGTGGCGGCGGCGCGGGCGGCGACACCGGAGGAGTCGGCGCGGGTGCAGCGGGCGGTGGTGACGCAGTTCCCCAATGTGTCGGCCATCGATCTGGCGCTGCTGTTGCAAACGCTCGAAGGGATTTTCTCGAAGGTGGAGTTGGTGGTGCAGTTCATCGCGCTCTTCACGGTGGCGACGGGGATCATCGTGCTCGCGGGCGCGGTGATGACCGGACGGTTTCAGCGTATCCGGGAAACGGTGCTGCTGCGGACGCTGGGGGCGAGCCAGAGCCAGATTTCGAAGATACAGCTGATCGAGTATTCGGTGCTCGGGGCGCTGGCGGCGCTGACGGGGGGCGGGCTGGCGTTTGGGGCGAGCGCGTTACTGGCGATTTTTGTTTTTGAAGCGCCGGTGGTGCTGCCGGCTGGTTATCTTGCGGTGACGGTGGCGGGCGTGACGGTGGTGACGTTGATCACGGGGTGGATCGCGAATCGGGGGATCGCGACGCATCCGCCGCTGGCGGTGTTGCGGGAGGAAGCGTGA
- a CDS encoding ABC transporter ATP-binding protein, producing the protein MCAQAMLNVQRLTQTYPTAHGALTVLHEVSFSIDAGASLAIVGPSGSGKTTLLGLCAGLDRPGGGSVALADVDIGGLSEDARAKVRNEHVGFVFQNFQLIPTLTALENVLVPLELRGERGKEAEARELLGRVGLKDREDHFPIQLSGGEQQRVALARAFINQPKILFCDEPTGNLDGATSAAMVELIFGLNRERGTTLVLVTHDLELAGKCQRVIRLKSGRVISDETKPVVAGAQGVISGEAGV; encoded by the coding sequence ATGTGTGCTCAAGCAATGTTGAATGTCCAGCGACTGACCCAAACGTATCCGACCGCCCATGGCGCGCTGACGGTTTTGCATGAAGTGAGTTTCTCGATCGATGCGGGGGCGAGCTTGGCGATCGTGGGACCATCCGGCAGTGGGAAGACGACGCTGCTCGGATTGTGCGCGGGGCTGGACCGGCCCGGCGGTGGAAGCGTGGCGCTGGCGGACGTGGATATTGGCGGGCTCAGTGAAGACGCGCGCGCGAAGGTGCGGAACGAGCACGTGGGGTTTGTGTTTCAGAACTTCCAACTGATCCCGACGCTGACGGCTTTAGAGAATGTGCTCGTGCCACTGGAGCTGCGCGGGGAACGCGGGAAGGAGGCGGAAGCGCGGGAGTTGTTGGGGCGGGTGGGATTGAAGGATCGTGAGGATCATTTTCCGATTCAGCTTTCCGGTGGCGAGCAGCAGCGCGTGGCGCTGGCGCGGGCGTTTATCAATCAGCCGAAGATTTTGTTCTGCGATGAGCCGACGGGAAACCTGGATGGCGCGACGTCGGCGGCGATGGTGGAGCTGATCTTCGGGCTGAATCGCGAACGAGGGACGACTCTGGTGTTGGTGACGCACGATCTGGAGCTGGCGGGAAAATGTCAGCGGGTGATCCGGTTGAAGTCGGGGCGGGTGATCAGTGATGAGACTAAGCCGGTTGTGGCGGGCGCGCAGGGAGTCATCAGCGGCGAGGCGGGCGTATGA
- a CDS encoding arylesterase, with amino-acid sequence MQTTTSFHARILFPLLTAALIIISPFLPAANSANPSTPATPASPPAAVKTILFFGDSLTAGYGLDDPALAFPGRIQEKITAEKLPWRVINAGLSGETTAGGLRRLDWIMRQPVHIFVLELGGNDGLRGLSPEVARTNLQGIIDKVRARNPATRIVIAGMEMPTSMGTDYTTAFRAIYAELARKNDALLIPFLLEGVGGDPKLNLPDGVHPTAEGHIIVAETVWKTLRPLLSPSP; translated from the coding sequence ATGCAAACGACGACCTCATTCCACGCGCGCATCTTGTTTCCACTCCTCACCGCCGCGCTGATCATCATTTCGCCCTTTCTCCCCGCCGCCAATTCCGCGAATCCCTCGACACCCGCCACACCCGCGTCGCCGCCCGCCGCCGTCAAAACTATCCTCTTCTTCGGCGACAGCCTCACCGCCGGCTACGGTCTCGACGACCCCGCCCTCGCTTTCCCCGGCCGCATCCAGGAAAAAATCACCGCCGAAAAACTCCCCTGGCGCGTCATCAACGCCGGCCTCTCCGGCGAAACCACCGCCGGCGGTCTCCGTCGCCTCGACTGGATCATGCGCCAGCCCGTCCACATCTTCGTCCTAGAACTCGGTGGCAACGACGGTCTCCGAGGCCTCTCCCCCGAAGTCGCCCGCACCAATCTCCAAGGCATCATCGACAAGGTCCGCGCCAGAAATCCCGCCACCCGCATCGTCATCGCCGGCATGGAAATGCCCACTAGCATGGGCACCGACTACACCACCGCCTTCCGCGCCATTTATGCCGAGCTCGCCAGGAAAAACGACGCCCTCCTCATCCCCTTCCTCCTCGAAGGCGTCGGCGGCGACCCCAAGCTCAACCTCCCCGACGGCGTCCACCCCACCGCCGAAGGCCACATCATCGTCGCCGAAACCGTCTGGAAAACCCTTCGCCCCCTCCTGTCTCCTTCCCCGTAA